A genomic region of Castor canadensis chromosome 16, mCasCan1.hap1v2, whole genome shotgun sequence contains the following coding sequences:
- the Tmc4 gene encoding voltage-gated chloride channel TMC4 isoform X2, which translates to MEGSRTWIAEAWGPSGGWPDPQETRGGRSLASVLNELPSVATLRYRGPGVVPWGTLEEEEDGGRSLQSFAGAAPVELQDPHPSRELPWPMQARRAHRKSQAKDQVADSSESKASHWALKVSKSKEKMKEGLQTLQPWAWTLKRIGGQFGAGTESYFSLLRFLLFLNMMASVLEVCMTLLPTWLEGAPLESPRPNISSSCGSYSTHTQGLVSFPSQLFNLLSGEGYLEWSPLFYGFYPPRSNVAVTYLCSVFAIGLICLLLILHRSVSGLKQTLLAESGALTSYSHRVFSAWDFGLCGKENVRLRQRIILYELQVELEEALVWRQAATQTMGQRAKVWLVRLLLNLLVLALLGAAFYGIYWATGYTVDLQEMTLVQQTPLLKLVVDYLPSIFISVVNFVLPFVFNFIAPLEGLTRSRQVVFILLRTVFLRLASLLVLLFSLWNQITCGGDREAEACKTCGYNYKELPCWETRLGQEMYKLLVFDLLTGLAVMLFIQFPRKIFCGLCPGALCRLAGNQEFQVPDEVLRLIYSQTVVWVGSFFCPLLPLLNTVKFLLLFYLKKLTLFSTCSPASRTFRASTANFFFPVVLLLGLVLSAIPVLYSIFVIPPSKVCGPFQGKSSIWAQIPESIESLPQTAQNFLFFLGTQAFAIPLLLISRKRGIKSSWHSALWR; encoded by the exons ATGGAAGGAAGCCGAACCTGGATAGCAGAAGCCTGGGGCCCCTCTGGGGGGTGGCCAGACCCCCAGGAGACCAGAGGAG GCCGGTCACTTGCCTCTGTGTTGAATGAGCTCCCCAGTGTAGCTACTCTTCGGTACCGTGGCCCTGGTGTGGTGCCGTGGGGGACactggaagaggaggaagatggaggaagaagcCTCCAGTCCTTTGCAGGTGCTGCCCCAGTGGAGCTACAGGATCCTCACCCATCTCGGGAACTGCCATGGCCTATGCAGGCAAGACGGGCACACAG GAAGAGTCAGGCCAAGGACCAAGTGGCGGACAGCTCTGAATCTAAGGCTTCCCACTGGGCCCTGAAGGTTTCCAAGTCTAAGGAAAAGATGAAGGAAGGCTTGCAAACCCTCCAGCCCTGGGCATGGACGCTGAAGAGGATTGGGG GTCAGTTTGGTGCAGGCACAGAGTCCTACTTCTCCCTTCTGCGCTTCCTGCTGTTTCTCAACATGATGGCATCTGTGCTTGAAGTCTGCATGACGCTGCTGCCCACCTGGTTGGAAGGGGCTCCCCTGGAATCCCCTCGCCCTAATATCTCCTCTTCCTGCGGCTCTTACAGCACCCACACCCAGGGCCTGGTCTCTTTCCCCTCACAGCTCTTCAACCTGCTCTCTGGAGAG GGTTACCTTGAATGGTCCCCTCTGTTCTATGGGTTCTACCCACCCCGTTCCAATGTGGCAGTCACCTACCTGTGCTCAGTCTTTGCCATTGGCCTCATCTGCCTGCTGCTCATCCTGCATCG GTCGGTGTCCGGGCTGAAGCAGACATTGTTGGCTGAGTCTGGGGCTCTGACCAGCTACAGCCACCGCGTGTTCTCGGCTTGGGACTTTGGCCTCTGTGGGAAGGAAAACGTGCGGCTGCGCCAGCGCATCATTCTGTATGAGTTGCAG GTGGAGCTGGAGGAAGCACTGGTCTGGCGCCAGGCTGCAACGCAGACAATGGGCCAGCGAGCCAAGGTGTGGTTGGTGCGGTTACTGCTCAACCTGCTGGTGTTAGCGCTCCTGGGGGCGGCCTTCTACGGCATCTACTGGGCTACAGGGTACACCGTGGATTTGCAG GAGATGACCCTTGTTCAGCAGACGCCGCTGCTAAAGCTTGTGGTGGATTATCTTCCATCAATCTTCATCTCTGTGGTCAACTTCGTGCTGCCTTTTGTGTTCAACTTTATCGCCCCACTGGAGGGCCTCACCCGGAGCCGCCAGGTCGTTTTCATCCTGCTCAG GACTGTGTTTCTACGCCTCGCCTCCCTGCTGGTCCTGCTCTTCTCTCTCTGGAATCAGATCACTTGTGGGGGCGACCGTGAGGCTGAAGCATGCAAGACCTGTGGCTACAATTACAAAGAACTTCCG tgctgggaGACTCGGTTGGGCCAAGAAATGTACAAACTCCTGGTCTTTGATCTACTGACTGGCCTGGCGGTCATGCTGTTCATCCAATTCCCTCGCAA GATATTCTGTGGCCTCTGTCCAGGGGCACTGTGTCGTCTGGCGGGAAACCAGGAGTTCCAGGTGCCAGACGAGGTGCTGAGGCTCATATATTCGCAGACTGTAGTCTGGGTGGGGagctttttctgccctttactgcCTCTGCTCAACACAGTCAAGTTCCTACTGCTTTTCTATCTGAAGAAG CTCACTCTCTTCTCCACCTGCTCTCCGGCCTCCCGCACCTTCCGAGCTTCCACAGCAAATTTCTTTTTCCCCGTGGTCCTTCTCCTGGGCCTGGTCCTCTCTGCTATTCCCGTGCTTTACAGCATCTTCGT GATCCCACCTTCTAAGGTGTGCGGTCCATTCCAGGGCAAGTCTTCCATCTGGGCTCAGATCCCTGAGTCCATTGAGAGCCTCCCTCAGACAGCCCAGaacttcctcttctttttggGGACCCAAGCTTTTGCTATACCCCTTCTGCTGATCTCCAG GAAGCGCGGAATAAAGTCTTCCTGGCACAGCGCGCTGTGGCGTTGA
- the Tmc4 gene encoding voltage-gated chloride channel TMC4 isoform X7 encodes MEGSRTWIAEAWGPSGGWPDPQETRGGRSLASVLNELPSVATLRYRGPGVVPWGTLEEEEDGGRSLQSFAGAAPVELQDPHPSRELPWPMQARRAHRKSQAKDQVADSSESKASHWALKVSKSKEKMKEGLQTLQPWAWTLKRIGGQFGAGTESYFSLLRFLLFLNMMASVLEVCMTLLPTWLEGAPLESPRPNISSSCGSYSTHTQGLVSFPSQLFNLLSGEGYLEWSPLFYGFYPPRSNVAVTYLCSVFAIGLICLLLILHRSVSGLKQTLLAESGALTSYSHRVFSAWDFGLCGKENVRLRQRIILYELQVELEEALVWRQAATQTMGQRAKVWLVRLLLNLLVLALLGAAFYGIYWATGYTVDLQEMTLVQQTPLLKLVVDYLPSIFISVVNFVLPFVFNFIAPLEGLTRSRQVVFILLRTVFLRLASLLVLLFSLWNQITCGGDREAEACKTCGYNYKELPCWETRLGQEMYKLLVFDLLTGLAVMLFIQFPRKIFCGLCPGALCRLAGNQEFQVPDEVLRLIYSQTVVWVGSFFCPLLPLLNTVKFLLLFYLKKHPDGIYSGSG; translated from the exons ATGGAAGGAAGCCGAACCTGGATAGCAGAAGCCTGGGGCCCCTCTGGGGGGTGGCCAGACCCCCAGGAGACCAGAGGAG GCCGGTCACTTGCCTCTGTGTTGAATGAGCTCCCCAGTGTAGCTACTCTTCGGTACCGTGGCCCTGGTGTGGTGCCGTGGGGGACactggaagaggaggaagatggaggaagaagcCTCCAGTCCTTTGCAGGTGCTGCCCCAGTGGAGCTACAGGATCCTCACCCATCTCGGGAACTGCCATGGCCTATGCAGGCAAGACGGGCACACAG GAAGAGTCAGGCCAAGGACCAAGTGGCGGACAGCTCTGAATCTAAGGCTTCCCACTGGGCCCTGAAGGTTTCCAAGTCTAAGGAAAAGATGAAGGAAGGCTTGCAAACCCTCCAGCCCTGGGCATGGACGCTGAAGAGGATTGGGG GTCAGTTTGGTGCAGGCACAGAGTCCTACTTCTCCCTTCTGCGCTTCCTGCTGTTTCTCAACATGATGGCATCTGTGCTTGAAGTCTGCATGACGCTGCTGCCCACCTGGTTGGAAGGGGCTCCCCTGGAATCCCCTCGCCCTAATATCTCCTCTTCCTGCGGCTCTTACAGCACCCACACCCAGGGCCTGGTCTCTTTCCCCTCACAGCTCTTCAACCTGCTCTCTGGAGAG GGTTACCTTGAATGGTCCCCTCTGTTCTATGGGTTCTACCCACCCCGTTCCAATGTGGCAGTCACCTACCTGTGCTCAGTCTTTGCCATTGGCCTCATCTGCCTGCTGCTCATCCTGCATCG GTCGGTGTCCGGGCTGAAGCAGACATTGTTGGCTGAGTCTGGGGCTCTGACCAGCTACAGCCACCGCGTGTTCTCGGCTTGGGACTTTGGCCTCTGTGGGAAGGAAAACGTGCGGCTGCGCCAGCGCATCATTCTGTATGAGTTGCAG GTGGAGCTGGAGGAAGCACTGGTCTGGCGCCAGGCTGCAACGCAGACAATGGGCCAGCGAGCCAAGGTGTGGTTGGTGCGGTTACTGCTCAACCTGCTGGTGTTAGCGCTCCTGGGGGCGGCCTTCTACGGCATCTACTGGGCTACAGGGTACACCGTGGATTTGCAG GAGATGACCCTTGTTCAGCAGACGCCGCTGCTAAAGCTTGTGGTGGATTATCTTCCATCAATCTTCATCTCTGTGGTCAACTTCGTGCTGCCTTTTGTGTTCAACTTTATCGCCCCACTGGAGGGCCTCACCCGGAGCCGCCAGGTCGTTTTCATCCTGCTCAG GACTGTGTTTCTACGCCTCGCCTCCCTGCTGGTCCTGCTCTTCTCTCTCTGGAATCAGATCACTTGTGGGGGCGACCGTGAGGCTGAAGCATGCAAGACCTGTGGCTACAATTACAAAGAACTTCCG tgctgggaGACTCGGTTGGGCCAAGAAATGTACAAACTCCTGGTCTTTGATCTACTGACTGGCCTGGCGGTCATGCTGTTCATCCAATTCCCTCGCAA GATATTCTGTGGCCTCTGTCCAGGGGCACTGTGTCGTCTGGCGGGAAACCAGGAGTTCCAGGTGCCAGACGAGGTGCTGAGGCTCATATATTCGCAGACTGTAGTCTGGGTGGGGagctttttctgccctttactgcCTCTGCTCAACACAGTCAAGTTCCTACTGCTTTTCTATCTGAAGAAG CATCCTGATGGCATATACAGTGGCTCTGGCTAA